The Falco peregrinus isolate bFalPer1 chromosome 1, bFalPer1.pri, whole genome shotgun sequence genome has a window encoding:
- the DYNC2I2 gene encoding cytoplasmic dynein 2 intermediate chain 2 isoform X2, producing MRSRRPPGASPPCPSPTWPRPARFTARVPAAASLAVTSSRSASAVAIGTAERAAGVSRSAAPLAAMFADWTAPGADVQSLWRSDRSARCQKSCQTGKVSTVETAAQSHTSQDASVQTDQSKDAVPDFQQEVQVDHTSLLSFLQSVEDAVIKELNKNWKSRAFDGFEVNWTDQNETVLCLHTLSYPEAQDQNLQVTSVSWNATGSVVACSYGRLDGGDWSTEKSYVCTWNLDRRGLNPQRPDLVLDVPSSVMCLAFHPSQPSLIAGGLFSGELLVWDTSRTEDAVIWRTGMTDDTHMDPVYQVNWISGAKHGERSRLLSVSTDGRILVWREEQDGRLALADGFAVVAQQIPRSTWLKKFPRGEVAVGVTSLSFSHFDPCLFVVGVEGGYSLKCSMAAETLALHRAGGSVPLRAPAELAFSPHGGPVYSVSCSPFHRNLFLSCGTDGQVHLHSMLQAQPLLSLQLSKKYLFCVRWSPVRPLVFAAASGEGDVHLLDFEKSLQKPALSIKQGECPVYCLEFNIKQTQLLAAGDATGTVKVWQLSSDLTEPGPREQSCLEQLASQLTD from the exons CCCGTGCCCTTCCCCAACATGGCCCCGCCCGGCTCGGTTTACCGCCCGCGTGCCAGCGGCCGCGTCGCTCGCGGTGACGTCATCTCGCAGCGCCTCGGCCGTTGCCATCGGGACCGcggagcgggcggcgggagTGTCTCGGTCCGCGGCCCCGCTCGCCGCCATGTTCGCGGACTGGACGGCGCCCGGCGCCGACGTGCAGTCGCTGTGGAGGAGCGACCGGAGCGCGCGCTGCCAG AAAAGCTGCCAGACTGGGAAGGTTTCAACGGTTGAAACTGCAGCACAATCTCATACTAGCCAAGATGCCAGTGTGCAGACTGATCAAAGTAAAGATGCTGTCCCAGACTTCCAGCAAGAAGTCCAAGTAGATCACACCAGCCTTCTGTCATTCCTTCAGAGCGTGGAGGATGCTGTTATCAAAGAGCTaaataaaaactggaaaagccGTGCCTTTGATGGCTTTGAAGTGAACTGGACAGATCAGAATGAAACA GTGTTGTGTTTGCATACGTTGTCATACCCGGAGGCTCAGGATCAAAACCTACAGGTTACCAGCGTCTCATGGAACGCAACTGGATCCGTTGTTGCATGTTCATATGGCCG GTTGGATGGTGGGGACTGGAGCACAGAAAAATCCTACGTTTGCACCTGGAATCTGGACAGAAGAGGGTTGAATCCGCAGCGCCCTGACCTAGTGCTGGATGTTCCCAGTTCTGTCATGTGCTTGGCTTTCCACCCGTCCCAGCCATCACTGATAGCTG GTGGCCTTTTCagtggggagctgctggtgtGGGATACCAGCAGAACAGAAGATGCTGTGATCTGGAGGACCGGGATGACAGATGACACTCACATGGACCCAGTGTATCAG GTTAACTGGATATCTGGCGCCAAGCATGGAGAGCGTTCCCGGCTGCTGAGCGTGTCGACGGACGGAAGGATCCTGGTGTGGAGGGAGGAGCAGGATGGTCGGCTGGCCCTGGCTGATGGGTTTGCTGTGGTGGCTCAGCAGATCCCTCGCAGCACTTGGCTGAAGAAG tttcCCCGGGGAGAGGTGGCCGTGGGTGTGACCTCGCTCTCTTTCTCACACTTTGATCCCTGCTTGTTCGTCGTCGGTGTGGAAGGCGGCTACTCGCTGAAGTGCTCCATGGCAGCAGAGACGCTGGCTCTCCATCGGGCAGGCGGTTCTGTCCCGCTCAGGGCGCCGGCGGAGCTCGCCTTCTCCCCGCACGGGGGGCCAGTGTACTCCGTGAGCTGCTCACCCTTCCACAG gaACCTCTTCCTGAGCTGTGGGACTGACGGACAAGTTCACCTCCACTCCATGCTGCAGGCACAacccctcctttccctgcagttATCAAAGAAATACCTCTTCTGTGTACGCTGGTCTCCAGTTCGGCCACTGGTCTTTGCAGCTGCATCTGGGGAAG gAGATGTGCACCTGTTGGACTTTGAGAAGAGCTTGCAGAAGCCTGCCCTTTCCATAAAGCAGGGGGAATGCCCTGTGTACTGCTTGGAATTTAACATCAAGCAAACGCAGCTCTTAGCAGCAGGGGATGCCACCGGTACAGTCAAAGTCTGGCAGCTCAGCTCTGACCTCACCGAGCCGGGACCCAGGGAACAGAGTTGCCTGGAGCAGCTGGCCAGCCAGCTCACGGactga
- the DYNC2I2 gene encoding cytoplasmic dynein 2 intermediate chain 2 isoform X1, which translates to MRSRRPPGASPPCPSPTWPRPARFTARVPAAASLAVTSSRSASAVAIGTAERAAGVSRSAAPLAAMFADWTAPGADVQSLWRSDRSARCQAKSCQTGKVSTVETAAQSHTSQDASVQTDQSKDAVPDFQQEVQVDHTSLLSFLQSVEDAVIKELNKNWKSRAFDGFEVNWTDQNETVLCLHTLSYPEAQDQNLQVTSVSWNATGSVVACSYGRLDGGDWSTEKSYVCTWNLDRRGLNPQRPDLVLDVPSSVMCLAFHPSQPSLIAGGLFSGELLVWDTSRTEDAVIWRTGMTDDTHMDPVYQVNWISGAKHGERSRLLSVSTDGRILVWREEQDGRLALADGFAVVAQQIPRSTWLKKFPRGEVAVGVTSLSFSHFDPCLFVVGVEGGYSLKCSMAAETLALHRAGGSVPLRAPAELAFSPHGGPVYSVSCSPFHRNLFLSCGTDGQVHLHSMLQAQPLLSLQLSKKYLFCVRWSPVRPLVFAAASGEGDVHLLDFEKSLQKPALSIKQGECPVYCLEFNIKQTQLLAAGDATGTVKVWQLSSDLTEPGPREQSCLEQLASQLTD; encoded by the exons CCCGTGCCCTTCCCCAACATGGCCCCGCCCGGCTCGGTTTACCGCCCGCGTGCCAGCGGCCGCGTCGCTCGCGGTGACGTCATCTCGCAGCGCCTCGGCCGTTGCCATCGGGACCGcggagcgggcggcgggagTGTCTCGGTCCGCGGCCCCGCTCGCCGCCATGTTCGCGGACTGGACGGCGCCCGGCGCCGACGTGCAGTCGCTGTGGAGGAGCGACCGGAGCGCGCGCTGCCAGGCG AAAAGCTGCCAGACTGGGAAGGTTTCAACGGTTGAAACTGCAGCACAATCTCATACTAGCCAAGATGCCAGTGTGCAGACTGATCAAAGTAAAGATGCTGTCCCAGACTTCCAGCAAGAAGTCCAAGTAGATCACACCAGCCTTCTGTCATTCCTTCAGAGCGTGGAGGATGCTGTTATCAAAGAGCTaaataaaaactggaaaagccGTGCCTTTGATGGCTTTGAAGTGAACTGGACAGATCAGAATGAAACA GTGTTGTGTTTGCATACGTTGTCATACCCGGAGGCTCAGGATCAAAACCTACAGGTTACCAGCGTCTCATGGAACGCAACTGGATCCGTTGTTGCATGTTCATATGGCCG GTTGGATGGTGGGGACTGGAGCACAGAAAAATCCTACGTTTGCACCTGGAATCTGGACAGAAGAGGGTTGAATCCGCAGCGCCCTGACCTAGTGCTGGATGTTCCCAGTTCTGTCATGTGCTTGGCTTTCCACCCGTCCCAGCCATCACTGATAGCTG GTGGCCTTTTCagtggggagctgctggtgtGGGATACCAGCAGAACAGAAGATGCTGTGATCTGGAGGACCGGGATGACAGATGACACTCACATGGACCCAGTGTATCAG GTTAACTGGATATCTGGCGCCAAGCATGGAGAGCGTTCCCGGCTGCTGAGCGTGTCGACGGACGGAAGGATCCTGGTGTGGAGGGAGGAGCAGGATGGTCGGCTGGCCCTGGCTGATGGGTTTGCTGTGGTGGCTCAGCAGATCCCTCGCAGCACTTGGCTGAAGAAG tttcCCCGGGGAGAGGTGGCCGTGGGTGTGACCTCGCTCTCTTTCTCACACTTTGATCCCTGCTTGTTCGTCGTCGGTGTGGAAGGCGGCTACTCGCTGAAGTGCTCCATGGCAGCAGAGACGCTGGCTCTCCATCGGGCAGGCGGTTCTGTCCCGCTCAGGGCGCCGGCGGAGCTCGCCTTCTCCCCGCACGGGGGGCCAGTGTACTCCGTGAGCTGCTCACCCTTCCACAG gaACCTCTTCCTGAGCTGTGGGACTGACGGACAAGTTCACCTCCACTCCATGCTGCAGGCACAacccctcctttccctgcagttATCAAAGAAATACCTCTTCTGTGTACGCTGGTCTCCAGTTCGGCCACTGGTCTTTGCAGCTGCATCTGGGGAAG gAGATGTGCACCTGTTGGACTTTGAGAAGAGCTTGCAGAAGCCTGCCCTTTCCATAAAGCAGGGGGAATGCCCTGTGTACTGCTTGGAATTTAACATCAAGCAAACGCAGCTCTTAGCAGCAGGGGATGCCACCGGTACAGTCAAAGTCTGGCAGCTCAGCTCTGACCTCACCGAGCCGGGACCCAGGGAACAGAGTTGCCTGGAGCAGCTGGCCAGCCAGCTCACGGactga
- the DYNC2I2 gene encoding cytoplasmic dynein 2 intermediate chain 2 isoform X3 has product MRSRRPPGASPPCPSPTWPRPARFTARVPAAASLAVTSSRSASAVAIGTAERAAGVSRSAAPLAAMFADWTAPGADVQSLWRSDRSARCQAKSCQTGKVSTVETAAQSHTSQDASVQTDQSKDAVPDFQQEVQVDHTSLLSFLQSVEDAVIKELNKNWKSRAFDGFEVNWTDQNETVLCLHTLSYPEAQDQNLQVTSVSWNATGSVVACSYGRLDGGDWSTEKSYVCTWNLDRRGLNPQRPDLVLDVPSSVMCLAFHPSQPSLIAGGLFSGELLVWDTSRTEDAVIWRTGMTDDTHMDPVYQVNWISGAKHGERSRLLSVSTDGRILVWREEQDGRLALADGFAVVAQQIPRSTWLKKFPRGEVAVGVTSLSFSHFDPCLFVVGVEGGYSLKCSMAAETLALHRAGGSVPLRAPAELAFSPHGGPVYSVSCSPFHRNLFLSCGTDGQVHLHSMLQAQPLLSLQLSKKYLFCVRWSPVRPLVFAAASGEGK; this is encoded by the exons CCCGTGCCCTTCCCCAACATGGCCCCGCCCGGCTCGGTTTACCGCCCGCGTGCCAGCGGCCGCGTCGCTCGCGGTGACGTCATCTCGCAGCGCCTCGGCCGTTGCCATCGGGACCGcggagcgggcggcgggagTGTCTCGGTCCGCGGCCCCGCTCGCCGCCATGTTCGCGGACTGGACGGCGCCCGGCGCCGACGTGCAGTCGCTGTGGAGGAGCGACCGGAGCGCGCGCTGCCAGGCG AAAAGCTGCCAGACTGGGAAGGTTTCAACGGTTGAAACTGCAGCACAATCTCATACTAGCCAAGATGCCAGTGTGCAGACTGATCAAAGTAAAGATGCTGTCCCAGACTTCCAGCAAGAAGTCCAAGTAGATCACACCAGCCTTCTGTCATTCCTTCAGAGCGTGGAGGATGCTGTTATCAAAGAGCTaaataaaaactggaaaagccGTGCCTTTGATGGCTTTGAAGTGAACTGGACAGATCAGAATGAAACA GTGTTGTGTTTGCATACGTTGTCATACCCGGAGGCTCAGGATCAAAACCTACAGGTTACCAGCGTCTCATGGAACGCAACTGGATCCGTTGTTGCATGTTCATATGGCCG GTTGGATGGTGGGGACTGGAGCACAGAAAAATCCTACGTTTGCACCTGGAATCTGGACAGAAGAGGGTTGAATCCGCAGCGCCCTGACCTAGTGCTGGATGTTCCCAGTTCTGTCATGTGCTTGGCTTTCCACCCGTCCCAGCCATCACTGATAGCTG GTGGCCTTTTCagtggggagctgctggtgtGGGATACCAGCAGAACAGAAGATGCTGTGATCTGGAGGACCGGGATGACAGATGACACTCACATGGACCCAGTGTATCAG GTTAACTGGATATCTGGCGCCAAGCATGGAGAGCGTTCCCGGCTGCTGAGCGTGTCGACGGACGGAAGGATCCTGGTGTGGAGGGAGGAGCAGGATGGTCGGCTGGCCCTGGCTGATGGGTTTGCTGTGGTGGCTCAGCAGATCCCTCGCAGCACTTGGCTGAAGAAG tttcCCCGGGGAGAGGTGGCCGTGGGTGTGACCTCGCTCTCTTTCTCACACTTTGATCCCTGCTTGTTCGTCGTCGGTGTGGAAGGCGGCTACTCGCTGAAGTGCTCCATGGCAGCAGAGACGCTGGCTCTCCATCGGGCAGGCGGTTCTGTCCCGCTCAGGGCGCCGGCGGAGCTCGCCTTCTCCCCGCACGGGGGGCCAGTGTACTCCGTGAGCTGCTCACCCTTCCACAG gaACCTCTTCCTGAGCTGTGGGACTGACGGACAAGTTCACCTCCACTCCATGCTGCAGGCACAacccctcctttccctgcagttATCAAAGAAATACCTCTTCTGTGTACGCTGGTCTCCAGTTCGGCCACTGGTCTTTGCAGCTGCATCTGGGGAAGGCAAGTAA